Proteins encoded in a region of the Vibrio ponticus genome:
- a CDS encoding DUF3461 family protein, giving the protein MFPHLTGLGIQDPKQIERYSLRQEAHKDVLKIYFRKQKGELFAKSVKYKYPRQIKNVLVDSGSHKYKEVTEINRNLTLVIDELNKLTKPEKSAEVDVKQKILSDLRHLEKVVSSKIAEIEADLEKLK; this is encoded by the coding sequence CACTTAACGGGTCTAGGCATACAAGATCCCAAACAGATTGAGCGCTATTCTTTGCGTCAAGAAGCCCACAAAGACGTACTCAAAATCTATTTCCGCAAACAAAAAGGCGAGCTCTTCGCCAAAAGCGTTAAATACAAATATCCACGCCAAATTAAAAACGTACTGGTTGACAGTGGCAGTCACAAGTATAAAGAAGTCACCGAAATCAACCGCAATCTCACCCTAGTGATTGATGAACTCAATAAACTCACGAAACCAGAAAAAAGCGCCGAAGTGGACGTAAAACAGAAAATCCTGTCTGACTTACGTCATTTAGAAAAGGTGGTGTCGAGCAAAATTGCCGAGATAGAGGCAGATTTGGAGAAGCTGAAGTAA